In Bacillus cytotoxicus NVH 391-98, the following are encoded in one genomic region:
- a CDS encoding YwmB family TATA-box binding protein encodes MVVFLVGYKGVKPINDEEKMESMIAALEKNGAKVERWSWLARETKTISNIHTFQKLLNDVKEKANVRKWELEQSHDGYKATAHKKFSSYEERIVVTWSKKNTKENTFIIFEVSGEKWDPKNIRKMDTIFSTKPIIYTCVKGVLNDKIEGVLQNKTNQVLKDLSARAIEKIEERAFVSISAYNKKWNDALSTNKEKINVQIAIRSTDNKDTIVVGTPIITSEY; translated from the coding sequence ATGGTTGTATTCTTAGTCGGATATAAAGGGGTTAAACCGATAAACGATGAAGAGAAAATGGAAAGTATGATCGCCGCTCTTGAAAAGAATGGAGCAAAAGTGGAGCGATGGTCATGGTTAGCGCGGGAGACGAAAACAATTTCTAACATACATACGTTTCAAAAATTGTTAAACGATGTAAAGGAAAAAGCAAATGTTCGGAAGTGGGAATTGGAACAATCTCACGATGGATATAAAGCAACGGCACATAAAAAATTTTCTTCTTATGAAGAACGAATAGTAGTCACTTGGAGTAAGAAAAATACTAAAGAAAACACTTTCATTATCTTTGAAGTAAGCGGGGAAAAATGGGATCCAAAAAACATTCGAAAAATGGATACAATTTTTAGTACAAAACCTATAATTTACACTTGTGTTAAGGGTGTACTGAATGATAAGATTGAAGGTGTTTTGCAAAATAAAACCAATCAGGTTTTGAAAGATCTTTCAGCAAGAGCGATCGAAAAAATAGAAGAAAGAGCATTTGTGTCAATCTCCGCATATAATAAAAAGTGGAATGACGCTCTTTCAACAAATAAAGAGAAAATAAATGTGCAAATAGCAATACGTTCTACAGACAACAAAGATACAATTGTGGTTGGCACACCGATCATAACTTCTGAGTATTGA
- a CDS encoding DUF1146 family protein has protein sequence MAQLLGQQALIAMVSHLLFITITWWALQGIHIERLMKSGKVLQIRILLILVTIAIGTSVSNFFLDYLGYSKSLTYLVK, from the coding sequence TTGGCGCAACTTTTAGGGCAACAAGCACTGATTGCAATGGTGTCGCATTTATTGTTTATTACCATTACATGGTGGGCTTTGCAAGGAATTCATATCGAACGCCTAATGAAATCTGGAAAAGTACTGCAAATAAGAATCTTACTTATTCTTGTTACAATTGCAATTGGTACGTCTGTAAGTAACTTCTTTCTTGATTATTTAGGGTATTCGAAGAGTTTAACGTATTTGGTAAAGTAA
- the nuoN gene encoding NADH-quinone oxidoreductase subunit NuoN — protein sequence MEVLFRLPWHLMVPEFILLGGAILLSLLDLFFKVNQKYVSFGAILTAGFSFFALIMLYDEPAGAILDGSFVLDGFSKGFKTLLLVGALLVLCIAISDDKKEPIPYKGEYYYLFLMAILGAMFMASSIDFITLFISLELLSLSSYILVGIRKKRRASNEAAMKYVINGGIASAITLFGMSYVYGMTGSTNIVEMQRVLAGGVAGSIQLLLALAFLLMFVGLSFKIATAPFHMWAPDVYEGAPTPVTAFLGTVSKIAGFIMIVRLFLMTFASVTIQGKEETLFHYMSVYIAILAGVTMIIGNVIALKQHNIKRLFAYSGIAHAGYLLVPLAALSPFTMDSMWFYMLAYFLMNAGAFAIIHTLILQSENENINIFSGLYKRSPFLAMMMTIFILSLAGIPGTAGFIGKVNIFLGAFVIEAPYYVLASVMMGTTVISYIYYFRILQQIFFRKGNEGDRVHIPISVKAVVCFCAFATVMLGVLPAIGYNFFHDYFPLMKDFFFTGNMVQ from the coding sequence ATGGAGGTATTGTTTCGGTTACCGTGGCATCTTATGGTTCCGGAGTTTATTCTTCTTGGCGGAGCCATTCTTCTCTCGCTTCTTGATTTGTTTTTTAAGGTAAATCAAAAGTACGTATCATTTGGAGCCATTCTTACCGCGGGTTTCTCATTTTTTGCGCTCATTATGCTCTATGATGAACCAGCAGGAGCCATTTTGGACGGTTCCTTCGTATTAGATGGCTTTTCGAAAGGATTTAAAACATTACTCTTAGTGGGAGCGCTCCTCGTTTTATGTATCGCGATAAGCGACGATAAAAAAGAGCCGATTCCATATAAAGGAGAATATTACTACTTATTTCTCATGGCGATACTTGGTGCGATGTTTATGGCATCTAGCATCGATTTTATTACACTCTTTATCAGTTTAGAGCTGCTTTCTCTTTCATCGTATATTTTAGTAGGAATTCGAAAGAAAAGGCGTGCTTCAAATGAGGCTGCGATGAAATATGTGATTAATGGAGGAATTGCATCAGCTATTACGTTGTTTGGAATGAGTTATGTATATGGTATGACAGGATCAACAAATATAGTGGAAATGCAGCGTGTTCTTGCTGGAGGTGTGGCAGGTAGTATTCAACTCTTATTAGCACTTGCCTTCTTATTAATGTTCGTCGGATTATCATTTAAAATTGCAACGGCACCATTTCATATGTGGGCGCCGGATGTATACGAAGGGGCACCGACACCAGTAACAGCGTTTCTCGGAACAGTTTCTAAAATTGCTGGATTCATTATGATTGTACGGCTATTCTTGATGACATTTGCAAGCGTCACAATCCAAGGGAAGGAAGAAACACTGTTTCATTATATGAGTGTCTATATTGCTATTTTAGCAGGGGTTACGATGATTATTGGTAATGTGATTGCATTAAAGCAACATAATATAAAGAGATTATTTGCTTACTCCGGAATTGCTCATGCTGGTTATTTACTCGTTCCGCTAGCGGCGCTATCTCCTTTTACAATGGACAGTATGTGGTTTTATATGCTTGCCTATTTCTTGATGAATGCCGGAGCATTTGCGATTATTCACACATTAATTTTACAAAGTGAGAATGAAAATATAAACATTTTCTCTGGTTTATACAAACGTTCACCATTTCTAGCGATGATGATGACAATTTTCATTTTATCTTTAGCGGGTATTCCAGGAACAGCTGGTTTTATTGGGAAAGTAAATATTTTCTTAGGGGCATTTGTAATAGAGGCGCCTTATTACGTACTTGCATCTGTAATGATGGGAACAACGGTTATTTCCTATATATATTATTTCCGAATTTTACAGCAGATATTTTTTCGGAAAGGAAATGAAGGGGACAGAGTGCACATTCCGATAAGTGTAAAAGCTGTCGTTTGCTTCTGCGCATTCGCAACTGTCATGCTCGGAGTTTTACCAGCGATTGGCTACAATTTCTTTCATGACTATTTTCCGCTTATGAAGGATTTCTTCTTTACAGGGAACATGGTACAATAG
- a CDS encoding NADH-quinone oxidoreductase subunit M has protein sequence MSAFLLSFFIFSPLLSIFLLLFTPKTKVRAVRGIGLFGTMLPLGTAILLACAYASGKNLAIFSERVKWIQFGNFPELDKSLFIIDYELGMDGFSLVMMMLASLLVMLAALTAFSIQHQVKAFYMLLLMLEIGVLGVFAAENLFLFFIFFEITLPPMFLLIGKWGKLSSEQAAYSYLIYNGIGSAILLIIFSILFAKTGTTNFEELKTILAGTDSSFFNGMSHSLQLSIFIALMLAFSIKLPLFPLHRWMVNVHVEAHPAVVMIHAGVLLKIGAYGMIRFGKGLFPEQFQSFATILAILGVVNFLYGAFLAFIQTDFRKVLAYSSISHMGIVLIGLAALNAAGVQGALFQVVSHGLIAALLFFLLGVIEERFGTSHITKLGGLAKQVPILSACLLAGSMASLGLPGMSGFVSEFLAFLGLFQEKPIVAAVGVLGIILTAAYVLRATLQVTFGKRELEGKPDMRGWEYIPVLLLLACIITIGVLPDLLGEPLQDTLKTLGVR, from the coding sequence ATGAGTGCTTTCTTATTATCTTTCTTCATTTTCTCCCCACTTCTTAGTATCTTCTTACTTCTATTTACACCAAAAACAAAGGTACGTGCGGTGCGCGGGATTGGCTTGTTTGGCACGATGCTTCCGCTTGGAACAGCGATTCTTTTAGCGTGCGCATATGCTTCTGGGAAGAATTTAGCCATTTTTTCAGAAAGGGTAAAATGGATTCAATTTGGCAACTTTCCTGAATTAGACAAAAGCTTATTTATCATTGACTATGAACTTGGAATGGATGGTTTTTCCCTAGTAATGATGATGTTAGCTTCACTTTTAGTCATGCTTGCGGCGCTGACGGCTTTTTCCATTCAGCATCAGGTGAAGGCTTTTTATATGCTGTTATTAATGCTTGAAATTGGAGTGCTTGGCGTTTTCGCGGCAGAAAACTTATTTTTATTCTTTATTTTCTTCGAGATTACATTACCGCCGATGTTTTTGCTAATTGGAAAATGGGGGAAGTTGTCGAGCGAACAGGCAGCGTATAGCTATTTAATATATAACGGAATTGGTTCAGCGATTTTACTTATTATTTTCTCCATTTTGTTTGCTAAAACGGGCACAACAAATTTTGAAGAGTTGAAGACGATTTTGGCAGGGACGGATTCATCATTTTTTAATGGGATGTCTCATTCGCTCCAGCTCAGCATATTTATCGCACTGATGCTTGCGTTTAGTATTAAGTTACCGTTGTTTCCGCTACATCGATGGATGGTGAATGTACATGTGGAAGCACATCCGGCAGTTGTGATGATACATGCGGGTGTGCTACTAAAAATTGGGGCGTACGGTATGATTCGTTTTGGAAAAGGACTATTCCCGGAGCAATTTCAAAGCTTTGCTACCATCTTGGCTATTTTAGGTGTAGTAAATTTTTTATACGGTGCTTTCCTTGCTTTCATTCAAACCGACTTCCGAAAGGTGCTGGCCTATTCTAGTATTTCGCATATGGGAATTGTGCTAATTGGACTTGCAGCACTGAATGCAGCAGGTGTACAAGGGGCGCTCTTTCAAGTCGTGTCGCACGGTTTAATTGCCGCGCTACTCTTTTTCCTACTTGGCGTAATTGAAGAACGATTTGGTACGTCGCACATTACGAAGCTTGGAGGCCTTGCAAAACAAGTTCCAATACTTAGTGCATGTTTATTGGCAGGAAGCATGGCTTCGCTTGGATTGCCGGGAATGTCTGGATTTGTAAGCGAATTTCTTGCTTTTCTCGGTCTATTCCAAGAGAAGCCAATTGTAGCCGCAGTTGGAGTGCTTGGCATTATATTAACAGCTGCATATGTTTTAAGAGCAACTTTACAAGTAACGTTTGGGAAGCGGGAATTAGAAGGAAAGCCAGATATGCGTGGTTGGGAGTACATTCCGGTTCTTTTGCTACTTGCATGTATCATAACAATCGGTGTGTTGCCGGATTTATTAGGAGAACCACTTCAAGATACACTAAAAACATTGGGGGTGAGATAG
- the nuoL gene encoding NADH-quinone oxidoreductase subunit L, with translation MIDYAWLIPLFPLASFMLLILFGRKLKGISSLLGSLFAFLSLVGAVIVLLERFSSENVKHTWLWLKAGSVDISFGFEVNALNALMLLIVTTVSFLVHVYAKGYMQGDERLSVFYAYLGLFTFAMLGLVISTNLLQLYVFWELVGLGSFLLIGFYFFKEEAKAAAQKAFIMTRIGDACLFIGMILLFWQAGSFDYDVIFKAVQTEAISPSIITLTALFIFIGAVGKSGQFPLHTWLPDAMEGPTPVSALIHAATMVAAGVYLVAAMFPLFVASPVAMQTVAIVGGFTAIFAASIALVQTDIKRILAYSTVSQLGYMMLALGSAGYVASIFHLTTHAFFKALLFLAAGSVIHAVHTQNIHEMGGLQKKMKVTGLLFLVGTFAISGVPFFSGFFSKDEILMATWMHGNYVLFVLAILATFLTSFYMFRLYFLVFTGEERAKREVRESPRIMTLPMTALGVFAVAIGYIHTPWFGTFLGDWLIKDVSFQVAQGHGPAWIMVIATLVSFGGILLAYLMYNKRSLSRDWAGGEGTILSHLLIKKYYIDEIYHVTVLPIVKGIAYTLHLFEVCIVEGIAKLIQSLVKGGSYGGSKLQNGNVQVYGTVTAISLAALVVILLYTGGDWQ, from the coding sequence ATGATCGATTATGCATGGCTCATACCGCTTTTCCCGCTTGCTTCGTTTATGTTACTCATTTTATTTGGGAGGAAATTAAAAGGAATTAGCAGCCTCCTTGGCAGCCTTTTCGCATTTCTTTCGCTAGTGGGTGCGGTAATCGTCTTGTTAGAACGCTTTTCCTCAGAGAATGTCAAGCACACTTGGTTATGGCTAAAGGCTGGGAGTGTGGACATTTCATTTGGATTTGAGGTGAATGCATTGAATGCGTTAATGCTCCTTATTGTGACTACTGTCAGTTTTCTTGTACATGTGTATGCAAAAGGATATATGCAAGGCGACGAACGTTTGTCAGTCTTTTATGCGTATCTTGGATTATTTACATTTGCGATGCTTGGGCTTGTAATTTCAACAAATCTATTGCAACTTTACGTGTTTTGGGAGCTTGTTGGTCTCGGTTCCTTTTTATTAATTGGATTTTACTTTTTTAAAGAAGAGGCAAAAGCAGCTGCCCAAAAAGCTTTTATTATGACGCGCATTGGCGATGCCTGCTTATTTATCGGGATGATTCTTCTTTTTTGGCAAGCGGGCAGTTTTGATTATGATGTTATTTTTAAAGCAGTACAAACGGAGGCTATCTCTCCTTCTATCATTACACTTACAGCGCTTTTCATATTTATTGGTGCCGTGGGGAAATCGGGACAATTTCCATTGCATACGTGGCTACCGGATGCAATGGAAGGGCCTACGCCAGTTTCAGCACTTATTCATGCGGCGACGATGGTCGCGGCCGGCGTCTATTTAGTTGCGGCGATGTTTCCGCTTTTCGTAGCCAGCCCTGTAGCTATGCAGACCGTAGCAATTGTGGGAGGATTTACGGCGATTTTTGCGGCGTCCATTGCTCTTGTACAAACAGATATAAAACGCATTCTAGCGTATTCTACAGTAAGTCAGCTCGGTTATATGATGCTTGCACTTGGTTCAGCGGGATATGTCGCTAGTATCTTTCATTTAACGACACACGCCTTTTTTAAGGCACTTCTGTTCTTAGCGGCTGGAAGTGTCATTCATGCGGTGCATACACAAAACATTCATGAGATGGGCGGCTTACAAAAGAAGATGAAAGTTACAGGACTACTCTTTTTAGTCGGTACATTTGCAATTAGTGGCGTTCCGTTTTTTTCAGGCTTTTTTAGTAAAGACGAAATTTTAATGGCAACGTGGATGCACGGCAATTATGTTTTATTTGTCCTCGCCATTTTAGCAACGTTCTTAACGTCCTTTTATATGTTTCGTTTATACTTTCTTGTCTTTACCGGAGAAGAGAGAGCGAAGAGGGAAGTACGTGAGTCTCCGCGGATTATGACATTGCCGATGACTGCTCTTGGAGTATTCGCTGTTGCAATAGGATACATTCATACACCTTGGTTCGGAACATTTCTTGGAGATTGGCTCATAAAGGATGTTTCATTTCAAGTAGCACAAGGACACGGGCCAGCTTGGATTATGGTCATAGCAACGCTCGTCTCTTTTGGAGGAATTCTCCTTGCCTATTTGATGTATAACAAGCGCTCTCTTTCTAGAGATTGGGCTGGGGGAGAAGGAACAATTCTATCTCATCTACTTATAAAAAAATATTATATAGATGAAATATATCATGTGACGGTGTTGCCGATTGTAAAAGGGATTGCTTATACACTTCACCTTTTTGAAGTATGTATTGTGGAGGGAATTGCAAAGCTCATCCAGAGCCTCGTTAAAGGGGGGAGTTACGGGGGATCAAAACTTCAAAACGGTAATGTACAAGTGTACGGAACGGTGACTGCTATTTCTTTGGCAGCATTGGTTGTCATTTTGTTATATACAGGGGGGGATTGGCAATGA
- the nuoK gene encoding NADH-quinone oxidoreductase subunit NuoK, with product MNSVPASAYLTLAIILFCIGLFGALTKRNTVIVLVCMELMLNAANLNLVAFSKLGFFPNLTGQIFSLFTMSVAAAEAAVGLAILIALYRNRTTVNIDEMDKLKG from the coding sequence ATGAATAGTGTCCCCGCTTCGGCCTATTTAACTTTAGCAATTATTTTATTTTGCATCGGTTTATTTGGGGCTTTAACAAAACGAAATACGGTTATTGTTTTAGTCTGTATGGAACTGATGTTAAATGCCGCAAATTTAAACTTAGTTGCCTTTAGTAAGCTTGGTTTTTTTCCGAACTTAACAGGGCAAATCTTTTCTTTATTTACGATGTCTGTTGCGGCGGCAGAAGCAGCGGTTGGACTCGCAATTTTGATTGCACTATATCGCAATCGTACAACTGTTAATATCGATGAGATGGATAAGTTGAAAGGTTAA
- a CDS encoding NADH-quinone oxidoreductase subunit J: MTGELIAFFILSFTAVMGGVFMLNVTKVMHMMLALVFTFLSIAGLYFLLAAEFIGVAQILIYSGAITIIMIFGIMLTRHDAENESRISLRKIIVFLAVMLFGTVMYFAVHNIDFANQNTQDILPLHEQNTLQIGTLLYSKYVIPFELASVILLVALVGAIVLAKKDEEKGDSHE; this comes from the coding sequence ATGACCGGTGAGTTGATTGCATTTTTTATATTATCTTTCACTGCGGTTATGGGCGGAGTGTTTATGCTGAATGTAACGAAAGTAATGCATATGATGCTTGCCCTTGTTTTTACATTTCTCAGCATTGCAGGTTTATATTTCCTTCTAGCGGCTGAGTTTATAGGGGTAGCACAAATTTTAATCTACTCCGGAGCCATTACAATTATTATGATCTTTGGCATTATGTTAACGCGGCATGATGCGGAGAATGAGTCAAGGATTAGTCTTCGCAAAATAATTGTTTTCCTCGCAGTTATGTTATTTGGAACAGTGATGTACTTTGCGGTTCATAACATCGACTTTGCAAACCAAAATACACAGGATATTTTACCTCTTCATGAACAAAACACACTTCAAATTGGTACCCTTTTGTATTCGAAATATGTAATTCCATTTGAATTAGCATCAGTGATCTTACTTGTCGCACTTGTTGGGGCGATTGTTCTTGCTAAGAAGGATGAAGAAAAGGGGGATTCTCATGAATAG
- the nuoI gene encoding NADH-quinone oxidoreductase subunit NuoI, producing the protein MKGLLKGLKYTLSNLSKKKVTYDYPNQPLPLPDRFRGIQKFYPEKCIVCNQCANICPTNCIQLTGKKHPDPTKKGKIIDTYDINFEICILCDLCTEVCPTEAIVMTNNFELAEYTRDDLFKNLQWLDENDENVRKENKA; encoded by the coding sequence ATGAAAGGGTTATTGAAAGGATTGAAATATACGCTAAGTAATTTGAGCAAGAAAAAGGTGACATACGATTATCCAAATCAACCATTGCCACTGCCAGATCGGTTTCGCGGCATTCAAAAATTCTATCCGGAAAAGTGTATTGTTTGTAATCAATGTGCCAATATTTGTCCGACCAATTGTATTCAGTTAACCGGAAAAAAGCATCCAGATCCTACGAAAAAAGGGAAAATCATTGATACGTATGATATTAATTTTGAAATTTGTATTCTATGTGATTTATGTACGGAAGTGTGTCCGACAGAGGCTATTGTTATGACAAATAACTTTGAACTAGCGGAGTATACACGTGATGATTTATTTAAAAACTTGCAATGGTTAGATGAAAATGATGAAAACGTTAGAAAGGAGAATAAGGCATGA
- the nuoH gene encoding NADH-quinone oxidoreductase subunit NuoH → MVERLLESSASWSNFFIFFGLAVLLLFAVLGFVTYGILAERKVMGFMQGRVGPNQVGGRFGLLQTVADVLKLLLKEDSIPKAADKPLFILAPIIAFAPAFMVLAVIPFTSQFQFADIGVGLLYYIAISGITTIGVLTGGWASNNKYSLLGGMRAAAQMISYEIPLVMSVIGIVLLTGSLNLNEIVASQEKVWYIFAQPIGFIIFLIAAVAELNRTPFDLPEAESELVSGYHTEYSGFRWAFFMLAEYVYLFGMASLMTVLFLGGWNPVLFLDFIPGAVWFALKFSAVVFLFIWFRVTFPRMRGDQLMEFGWKVLLPIALANIFLTALIKELFF, encoded by the coding sequence ATGGTTGAAAGGCTGCTAGAGTCATCTGCAAGTTGGTCGAATTTTTTTATTTTCTTTGGGTTAGCTGTGCTTCTATTATTTGCAGTCCTCGGCTTTGTTACATACGGGATTTTAGCAGAACGAAAGGTGATGGGATTTATGCAAGGGCGGGTCGGCCCAAACCAAGTCGGGGGGCGTTTCGGATTATTACAAACGGTAGCGGATGTGCTAAAGCTTCTCTTAAAAGAAGATAGTATTCCGAAAGCGGCCGATAAACCGTTATTTATATTGGCACCGATCATCGCTTTTGCACCAGCCTTTATGGTATTGGCTGTTATTCCGTTTACATCTCAATTTCAGTTTGCTGATATCGGTGTTGGCCTTCTTTATTATATTGCTATTTCAGGAATTACAACGATTGGCGTTTTGACCGGCGGCTGGGCATCGAATAATAAATATTCTTTGCTCGGCGGGATGCGAGCAGCGGCGCAGATGATTTCCTACGAAATTCCTCTCGTTATGAGTGTAATCGGCATTGTCTTATTGACGGGTAGCCTAAATTTAAACGAAATCGTCGCATCGCAGGAAAAAGTTTGGTACATCTTTGCGCAGCCAATCGGCTTTATTATTTTCCTAATTGCGGCGGTTGCCGAATTAAATCGGACACCATTCGATTTACCTGAGGCAGAATCTGAACTTGTTTCTGGTTATCATACGGAATACTCTGGATTTCGCTGGGCCTTCTTTATGCTTGCTGAGTATGTGTATCTCTTTGGAATGGCTTCTTTAATGACAGTACTCTTCCTAGGTGGCTGGAACCCGGTACTCTTTCTTGACTTTATTCCAGGTGCTGTATGGTTTGCACTCAAATTTAGTGCGGTTGTCTTTTTATTCATTTGGTTCCGTGTTACATTCCCTCGTATGCGGGGGGATCAGTTAATGGAGTTTGGCTGGAAGGTACTATTACCGATTGCATTGGCTAATATCTTTTTAACGGCATTGATTAAGGAGTTGTTCTTCTAA
- a CDS encoding NADH-quinone oxidoreductase subunit D, with the protein MIRTEEMLLNVGPQHPSTHGVFRLIIKIDGETIKEATPVIGYLHRGTEKIAESLQYTQIIPYTDRMDYLSAMTNNYVICHAVETMMGLEIPERAEYLRVLAMELGRVASHLVWWGTNLLDIGAVSPFLYAFREREMVINLLNELCGARLTFNYMRVGGVKWDAPDGWIQKVREFVPYMKEQLKGYHDLVSGNEIFVNRVKGIGIYSAEEAISYSLSGANLRCTGVKWDIRKDEPYSIYNQFDFDVPVGEVGDAWDRYMCRMAEIEESLKIIEQAAEQFPKEGSVMAKVPRIIKVPKGEAFVRIESPRGEIGCYIASEGKKEPYRLKFRRPSFYNLQILPKLLKGENIANLITILGGVDIVLGEVDG; encoded by the coding sequence ATGATCCGTACAGAAGAAATGTTGCTAAATGTGGGGCCGCAGCACCCGAGTACTCATGGAGTATTCCGGCTTATTATTAAAATTGATGGAGAAACGATTAAAGAAGCTACGCCTGTCATCGGGTACTTGCACCGCGGAACAGAAAAAATCGCTGAGAGTTTACAATATACACAAATTATTCCGTATACAGATCGAATGGACTATTTATCTGCCATGACCAATAATTATGTCATTTGTCACGCGGTGGAGACAATGATGGGACTTGAGATTCCTGAGCGTGCTGAGTATTTACGCGTCCTCGCAATGGAGCTAGGCCGCGTTGCAAGCCATCTTGTTTGGTGGGGGACGAACCTTTTAGATATTGGTGCAGTGAGTCCATTTTTATATGCATTTCGGGAACGAGAAATGGTTATTAATCTTCTAAATGAACTGTGCGGCGCAAGGCTTACGTTTAATTATATGCGCGTCGGCGGCGTGAAGTGGGATGCGCCGGACGGTTGGATTCAAAAGGTTAGAGAGTTTGTTCCTTATATGAAAGAACAATTGAAAGGATATCATGATCTTGTTAGTGGAAATGAAATATTTGTAAATCGTGTGAAAGGCATTGGTATATATAGCGCGGAAGAAGCGATTTCCTATTCATTGAGCGGAGCAAATTTAAGATGTACAGGTGTGAAATGGGATATTCGGAAGGATGAACCGTATTCGATTTATAATCAGTTTGATTTTGATGTCCCTGTTGGGGAAGTAGGCGATGCTTGGGATCGGTATATGTGCCGCATGGCGGAAATAGAAGAGTCACTCAAAATTATTGAGCAGGCGGCTGAGCAGTTTCCGAAAGAAGGAAGTGTCATGGCGAAAGTGCCGAGGATTATTAAGGTTCCTAAGGGCGAGGCCTTCGTCCGCATTGAATCGCCGCGCGGAGAAATTGGCTGTTATATTGCGAGCGAAGGAAAGAAAGAGCCGTATCGTTTAAAGTTTCGCAGGCCATCTTTTTACAATCTGCAAATCTTACCGAAGCTTTTGAAAGGAGAAAATATCGCCAATTTAATTACGATTTTAGGCGGTGTTGATATTGTGCTTGGGGAGGTTGATGGCTAA
- a CDS encoding NADH-quinone oxidoreductase subunit C: protein MSDPNKELEDMKREAARRAKEEARKRLAAKHEAEISKIEAREQEKEKALSKGAEVSRDEVTEAEKKAAAAKAKAAALAKRKMKEESAAHGDEKAKAIAAAKAIAAAKAKAAAAARAKSAASKKEEEKVPEKPSPNQPYVEAYAKLIKEKIGEHALVDFYINRLSKDVPTLVVCKEHYYEVMELLRSHERLAFHYMSELHATDFVTHMEVYVHLYSYRKKQSVAVKVKLEREAPQVASITPLWEGANWPEREAYDLLGVIFTGHPNLTRILMPDDWVGHPLRKDYEPFDVEV, encoded by the coding sequence ATGAGTGATCCGAATAAAGAGTTAGAGGATATGAAACGAGAAGCGGCTAGGCGTGCAAAGGAAGAGGCACGAAAGCGTCTTGCCGCTAAGCATGAAGCAGAAATATCGAAAATAGAGGCGCGAGAACAAGAAAAAGAGAAAGCGCTATCAAAGGGTGCTGAAGTAAGCAGAGATGAAGTAACGGAAGCGGAGAAAAAAGCAGCAGCAGCGAAAGCGAAGGCTGCAGCGTTAGCGAAGCGAAAGATGAAGGAAGAGAGCGCGGCACATGGTGATGAAAAAGCGAAAGCAATCGCTGCCGCAAAAGCAATCGCTGCCGCGAAGGCAAAAGCAGCGGCTGCTGCGCGAGCAAAGAGTGCTGCTAGTAAAAAGGAAGAAGAGAAAGTGCCAGAAAAGCCGTCGCCGAATCAGCCATATGTAGAGGCATATGCGAAACTTATTAAGGAAAAAATAGGGGAGCATGCATTGGTAGATTTCTATATCAATAGATTGTCTAAAGATGTTCCGACGCTTGTTGTTTGCAAGGAGCATTATTATGAAGTAATGGAGTTGTTACGGAGTCATGAGCGCCTTGCTTTTCATTATATGTCAGAGCTGCATGCAACGGATTTTGTGACGCATATGGAAGTGTATGTACACCTATATTCATATAGAAAGAAACAATCAGTGGCGGTGAAGGTGAAATTAGAAAGGGAGGCGCCGCAAGTAGCCTCGATTACACCGCTTTGGGAAGGGGCAAATTGGCCCGAGCGCGAAGCTTATGATTTACTTGGAGTGATTTTTACTGGCCATCCTAATTTAACGCGCATTTTAATGCCAGATGACTGGGTAGGGCATCCGCTTCGAAAAGACTATGAACCTTTTGATGTGGAGGTGTAG
- the nuoB gene encoding NADH-quinone oxidoreductase subunit NuoB: MAINFEELHPQEQAELERNIFFTTLEQIKGWARSNSLWPMTFGLACCAIEMMGVGSSHYDLDRFGSFFRTSPRQSDVMIVSGTVTKKMAPIVRRLYDQMPEPKWVIAMGSCATAGGPYVNSYAVVKGVDQIVPVDVYIPGCPPNPAALIYGINKLKEKIRYEAKTGKQVTNK, from the coding sequence ATGGCTATAAATTTCGAAGAACTACATCCACAGGAGCAAGCGGAATTAGAAAGGAATATCTTTTTTACAACATTAGAGCAGATAAAAGGATGGGCACGTAGCAATTCTTTATGGCCGATGACATTTGGACTGGCATGCTGCGCGATTGAGATGATGGGAGTAGGTTCCTCACATTACGATTTAGATCGATTTGGCTCTTTTTTCAGGACATCTCCAAGGCAGTCAGATGTCATGATTGTTTCAGGAACGGTGACAAAGAAAATGGCTCCGATTGTGCGGCGTTTATATGATCAGATGCCGGAACCGAAATGGGTTATTGCGATGGGATCTTGTGCAACTGCTGGTGGTCCTTACGTAAATTCGTATGCTGTTGTAAAAGGCGTCGATCAAATTGTACCTGTAGATGTATATATTCCAGGGTGTCCCCCTAACCCAGCTGCCTTAATTTATGGAATTAATAAATTAAAAGAGAAAATTCGTTACGAAGCAAAGACAGGAAAGCAGGTGACGAATAAATGA